In the Sphingobium sp. Z007 genome, TGCTTGGCGGTCAGGCGGGTCGGGGTTTCAACGTCGATCTGGACGACCAGGTCGCCATGGCCGCGACCGTTGAGGACGGGCATACCGCCGCCCCGCTGGCGAATTTGCTTGCCCGACTGGATGCCGACCGGGATTTTGATCTCATGCCGGTTGCCGTCAAGACCCGGCACTTCAATCGATCCGCCGAGCGCCGCCGTGGTAAAGCTGACCGGATAGCGGCAGAACAGGGTCGTGCCGTCGCGTTCGAATAGCGAATGCCGCTTTACATGAAGGAAGATGTAGAGGTCGCCCGCCGGCGCACCGCGGGCACCGGCCTCGCCCTCGCCCGACAGGCGGATACGGGTGCCTTCGTCCACGCCGGCCGGGATGTTGACCGACAGGCTCTTGGGCTTGTCCACCCGCCCTTCGCCGCGGCACGAACGGCACGGACTTTCGATCACCTGGCCTGCGCCATGACAGGACGGACAGGTGCGTTCGACCACGAAAAAGCCTTGCTGCGCGCGGACTTGGCCATGGCCTTTGCACGTGGCGCAGGTCTTGACCCCGGTGCCAGGCTGCGCGCCCGACCCTTCGCAGCTATCGCAGGCCGTGGATACCTCAACCTCGATCTGCGTTTTCTTGCCATGATAGGCTTCGTCGAGCGTGATCTCCAGATCGTAGCGCAAATCAGCGCCGCGCCGGTTGGCTTGGCGACCGCCACCCTGTCCGCCAAAACCGGACTGGCCGAAGATGGTTTCGAAAATATCGCCCAGGTCGGAAAAGCCACCTGCGCCGCCGCCATGAAAACCGCCGCCACCGCCGCCTTGCTGCTGCGTGTAGGCCGCATGACCGAAGCGGTCATAAGCGGCGCGCTTCTGCGGGTCTTTCAGGCAGTCATAGGCTTCGGAAACAGCCTTGAACTTGGCTTCACTGTCGGCGCATCCCCCGGTTTTGTCCGGGTGATATTTCATCGCCATCTTGCGATAGGCGCTCTTGATGGCGCCGCCGTCCGCCGTGCGCTCGACTTCGAGCAGTGAATAATAGTCGATTTCGGTCGTCATAGAGGCCCCCGCCCGCTTCGCCCGTCAGTCCGATCCGTACCGGAATGACGGGCGATGGGCATAGATTATGCCTTGTTGTTTTCGTCGACTTCCGAAAATTCGGCGTCGACGACATCGTCGTCGGCCTTGGGCGCGTCCGCACCCGGAGCGGCGGCCGAAGCCTGCTCCTTCTCGTAGATCGCCTGGCCGAGCTTCATGGCGACGGTGGCGAGTTCCTGCGCCTTGGCCTTCATCGCTTCAGGCTCGCCGCCTTCGATCGCGGCCTTGGTGTCGGCGATCGCGGTTTCGATCTCGCCCTTCAGGCTCGCATCGACCTTGTCACCATGTTCGGCCAGTTGCGCTTCGGTCGTGTGGACCAAACTTTCGGCGTTATTCTTTGCCTCGGCCGCCTCACGACGCTTCTTGTCGTCCTCGGCGAATCGTTCGGCATCCTTGACCATCTGGTCGATGTCAGCGTCGCTAAGACCACCCGACGCCTGAATGCGGATTTGCTGCTCCTTGCCGGTGCCCTTGTCCTTGGCGGACACGTTGACCAGACCGTTGGCGTCGATGTCGAAGGTGACCTCGATCTGCGGCACGCCGCGCGGGGCTGGCGGGATGCCGAGTAGGTCGAACTGGCCCAGGATCTTGTTGTCCGCCGCCATTTCACGCTCGCCTTGGAACACGCGGATCGTCACCGCCTGCTGATTGTCGTCGGCAGTCGAATAGACCTGCGACTTCTTGGCCGGGATCGTCGTGTTACGATCGATCATGCGGGTGAACACGCCACCCAGCGTTTCGATACCCAGCGACAGCGGCGTCACGTCGAGAAGCAGCACGTCCTTGACGTCGCCCTGCAACACGCCCGCCTGGATCGCCGCGCCCATGGCGACGACTTCGTCCGGGTTTACGCCGGTATGCGGTTCCTTGCCGAAAAATTCCTTCACGGCGTCGCGCACCTTGGGCATGCGGGTCATGCCACCGACGAGGACGACTTCGCTGATCTCGCTCGCCGAAACACCCGCATCAGCCATCGCCTTCTTGCAGGGTTCCATCGTCCGCTTGATGAGGTCGGCGACCAGACGCTCCAGATCCGCGCGGGTGATCGTCTTCACCAGATGCTTGGGACCGTTCTGGTCAGCAGTGATGAAGGGCAGGTTGACTTCGGTCGACTGGGCCGAGGACAGCTCTATCTTCGCCTTTTCAGCGGCTTCCTTCAGACGCTGGAGCGCCAGCTTGTCCTTGGTGAGGTCAATGCTCTCGGTCTTCTTGAAGTCGTCGGCCAGGAACTGCACGACCTTGGCATCGAAATCTTCGCCGCCCAGGAAGGTGTCGCCATTGGTCGACTTCACTTCGAACACGCCGTCGCCAATCTCCAGGATGGAGATGTCGAACGTGCCGCCGCCAAGGTCATAGACCGCGATCGTCTTGCCATCCTGCTTGTCGAGGCCATAGGCGAGCGCCGCCGCGGTAGGCTCGTTAATGATGCGCAACACTTCGAGACCAGCGATTTGGCCGGCGTCCTTGGTCGCCTGACGCTGGGCATCGTTGAAGTAAGCAGGCACGGTGATGACCGCCTGCGTAACCGTTTCGCCCAGATAGGCTTCGGCGGTTTCCTTCATTTTTTGCAGAATGAACGCGCTGATCTGCGACGGGCTGTAATCCTGACCACCGGCCTTGACCCAAGCGTCGCCGTTTGGACCCTTGGCAATGTCATAGGGGACGAGTTCCATGTCCTTCTTGGTCATGGGATCGTCGAAGCGGCGGCCGATCAGGCGCTTGACCGCGAAAATCGTGTTGTCGCCGTTGGTAACCGCCTGGCGCTTGGCCGGCTGGCCGATCAGGCGCTCGCCATCCTTGGCGAAGGCGACGATCGAAGGGGTCGTGCGCGCCCCTTCCGCATTTTCGATGACCTTGGGCTTGCCACCGTCCATGACGGCGATGCAGCTGTTGGTGGTGCCCAGATCGATACCGATTACTTTTGCCATTGTGTCCTCTTTGAACCCCAAATTTCATTCAGCGGTTGATGGCCCCATACCTCACGAAAGCGCCAAGGCAAGGCCGGTTTGCAGGTGGGATATAGGCGCGCTTTCGCTTGGCACAAGAAGTTGTGGCGATTACCTATGCTACCGACCGGAAACGAGACAGTCATGGAGCATCCAATGCGCGCGCCCCTTATCCTCTTCGCCCTTGCCGCACCGATGCTGCTGAGCGCCTGCGGTGATCCCGCGCCCAGCTATATCGACCAGGCCTGGGTGCGGCTGTCGCCGAACAAGGACACGCCGTCGGCCGGCTATTTCGTCATCCATGGTGGTGACGCTGGCACGCAACTGCGCGGCGTGCTGACCGACTATGCGCTCAAGGTCGAGATGCATGAAAGCATCGACAAGGACGGGATGATGACGATGCAGGCGGTCGATCGGGTCGATGTGCCGCCCAAGGCTAAGGTCGCCTTTGCGCCGGGCGGCAAGCATCTGATGCTGTGGGGCGTCAATGATACCGCGATCAGCCGGGGCAAGATGCAGCTCACTTTCCTGATGGGCAATGGCGA is a window encoding:
- the dnaJ gene encoding molecular chaperone DnaJ, whose product is MTTEIDYYSLLEVERTADGGAIKSAYRKMAMKYHPDKTGGCADSEAKFKAVSEAYDCLKDPQKRAAYDRFGHAAYTQQQGGGGGGFHGGGAGGFSDLGDIFETIFGQSGFGGQGGGRQANRRGADLRYDLEITLDEAYHGKKTQIEVEVSTACDSCEGSGAQPGTGVKTCATCKGHGQVRAQQGFFVVERTCPSCHGAGQVIESPCRSCRGEGRVDKPKSLSVNIPAGVDEGTRIRLSGEGEAGARGAPAGDLYIFLHVKRHSLFERDGTTLFCRYPVSFTTAALGGSIEVPGLDGNRHEIKIPVGIQSGKQIRQRGGGMPVLNGRGHGDLVVQIDVETPTRLTAKQKELLEAFRETETGEECPQVSGFFSKLKDLWAD
- the dnaK gene encoding molecular chaperone DnaK, coding for MAKVIGIDLGTTNSCIAVMDGGKPKVIENAEGARTTPSIVAFAKDGERLIGQPAKRQAVTNGDNTIFAVKRLIGRRFDDPMTKKDMELVPYDIAKGPNGDAWVKAGGQDYSPSQISAFILQKMKETAEAYLGETVTQAVITVPAYFNDAQRQATKDAGQIAGLEVLRIINEPTAAALAYGLDKQDGKTIAVYDLGGGTFDISILEIGDGVFEVKSTNGDTFLGGEDFDAKVVQFLADDFKKTESIDLTKDKLALQRLKEAAEKAKIELSSAQSTEVNLPFITADQNGPKHLVKTITRADLERLVADLIKRTMEPCKKAMADAGVSASEISEVVLVGGMTRMPKVRDAVKEFFGKEPHTGVNPDEVVAMGAAIQAGVLQGDVKDVLLLDVTPLSLGIETLGGVFTRMIDRNTTIPAKKSQVYSTADDNQQAVTIRVFQGEREMAADNKILGQFDLLGIPPAPRGVPQIEVTFDIDANGLVNVSAKDKGTGKEQQIRIQASGGLSDADIDQMVKDAERFAEDDKKRREAAEAKNNAESLVHTTEAQLAEHGDKVDASLKGEIETAIADTKAAIEGGEPEAMKAKAQELATVAMKLGQAIYEKEQASAAAPGADAPKADDDVVDAEFSEVDENNKA
- a CDS encoding copper chaperone PCu(A)C; this encodes MRAPLILFALAAPMLLSACGDPAPSYIDQAWVRLSPNKDTPSAGYFVIHGGDAGTQLRGVLTDYALKVEMHESIDKDGMMTMQAVDRVDVPPKAKVAFAPGGKHLMLWGVNDTAISRGKMQLTFLMGNGDRLLVDAVIRKPEAAGAAVAKPEGHEGH